The following proteins come from a genomic window of Coregonus clupeaformis isolate EN_2021a chromosome 2, ASM2061545v1, whole genome shotgun sequence:
- the LOC121532203 gene encoding probable G-protein coupled receptor 101 produces MPTSEAQGVGSNSSTVPWDPGSSGPPGPTDWPSVANSVVKIVLISAIVCVSLFGNVVVLLVFQRKPQLLHVANCFVLNLLLADLLQTVLVMPFAIAATVPGVWPLDARFCQALVVLMHLFAFAGVNTIIVVSVDRYLAIIHPLSYPTRMTPHLGTNLIACTWVLSLLQSTPPLYGWGAIDFDRRHNVCSVVWSSSLSYSVLVATFSFGLPVLIMLGCYWMVFRAARRQNALVHPIQTHSKSQSNLPPDPQAPCPGSPQRPPQQAPPPLDSFSAGGYPIRGRHRRFHYHCKAARVVFVIMASYILSMGPYSVLNTVSILSSAAVPSWLASLALVLFFLQCCLHPYIYGYMHRSVRKEFLALLCGPLCRQGHPCHTSAQDSCFTMTDGRSTHHNLPSLATRVCPLRTWEEGTTTEATSSSPTTDRRSRDSRKETTSLSSERELTVHTTTK; encoded by the coding sequence ctctggtcctcCTGGCCCCACAGACTGGCCGTCGGTGGCCAACAGCGTGGTGAAGATCGTGCTGATCTCAGCcatcgtgtgtgtgtctctgtttggtaacgtggtggtgttgttggtgttCCAGAGGAAGCCTCAGCTCCTCCACGTGGCCAACTGCTTCGTGCTCAACCTCCTCCTGGCAGACCTGCTCCAGACCGTGCTGGTCATGCCCTTTGCCATCGCTGCCACCGTACCCGGTGTGTGGCCCCTGGACGCCCGCTTCTGCCAGGCCCTGGTGGTGCTCATGCACCTGTTTGCCTTCGCCGGGGTGAACACCATAATCGTGGTGTCGGTGGACCGTTATCTGGCTATCATCCACCCGCTGTCCTACCCTACCCGCATGACCCCTCATCTGGGCACCAACCTAATCGCCTGCACCTGGGTGTTGAGTCTGCTCCAGAGCACGCCGCCCCTCTATGGCTGGGGAGCCATAGACTTTGACCGCAGGCATAACGTGTGTTCTGTGGTGTGGTCCTCCAGCCTGTCCTACTCAGTCCTGGTTGCCACGTTCTCCTTCGGGCTGCCGGTGCTCATCATGCTGGGCTGTTACTGGATGGTATTCAGGGCAGCTAGGAGGCAGAACGCCCTGGTGCACCCCATCCAGACCCACTCTAAGTCCCAGTCCAACCTGCCTCCGGATCCCCAGGCCCCCTGCCCTGGCAGCCCCCAGCGCCCACCCCAACAGGCACCCCCACCCCTGGACTCCTTCTCAGCCGGGGGGTACCCCATCCGTGGCAGGCACAGACGTTTCCACTACCACTGCAAGGCAGCCCGGGTGGTGTTCGTAATCATGGCCTCGTACATCCTGAGCATGGGACCTTACAGTGTTCTCAACACAGTCTCCATTCTCTCCAGTGCTGCTGTGCCTTCATGGCTGGCCTCCCTAGCCCTGGTCCTCTTCTTCTTGCAGTGCTGCCTCCACCCATACATCTACGGCTACATGCACCGCAGCGTGAGGAAGGAGTTCCTGGCCCTGCTGTGTGGTCCACTCTGCAGGCAGGGCCATCCCTGCCACACCTCCGCCCAGGACAGCTGCTTCACCATGACCGACGGACGCTCCACGCACCACAACCTGCCCAGCCTGGCCACCCGTGTCTGCCCCCTCCGCACCTGGGAGGAGGGCACCACCACGGAGgctacctcctcctcccccaccacgGATAGGAGGTCCAGGGACAGCCGCAAAGAGACCACCAGCCTGAGCTCTGAGAGAGAGCTCACCGTTCACACCACCACCAAGTAG